A section of the Arcobacter roscoffensis genome encodes:
- the recJ gene encoding single-stranded-DNA-specific exonuclease RecJ, with the protein MSKITKNRLFEILSARHVDNPYSRLADIPSPNNFKDIKKASTRIKEAVLNNETITIVGDYDVDGVVSTTIMLDFFNKVGYKVNHIIPNRFVHGYGLSPKIVDMIDKGLVITVDNGISAVEAAKKLQEKGIDLIITDHHTVGEQLPPAIAIVNPKQADCNFEFKDICGAQVAWYLCAAIKKELNLNINMTDFLDLLALAIVADIMPMTALNYTMVKQGLKKIKSSQREAFKKLNEVMSKEALVSDDIGFFIAPKINSAGRMDDASVALSFLLSNSSFSANESLQLLEELNNYRKTLQEEISQKALNASKKEDNAVVVWGEDWHEGVIGIVASKMSNHFKKPAFIFSLNNGIAKGSARANADINLYDLITEAKHLLLGYGGHKNAAGLSMKQENLEEFKAIINKQLEDKKDKLHIEPKTLGELDVSSVDLEFLSIIEQFEPYGLQNHKPIFKLSNVNLVKYDLIGRDKNHLKLTLNSEGVIFEALKFNDSNTNLSNTLDIIVSVNKNEFRGELSAQFLIQDIL; encoded by the coding sequence ATGTCTAAAATTACAAAAAATAGACTTTTTGAAATTCTATCAGCAAGACATGTGGATAATCCTTATTCACGTCTTGCTGACATCCCCTCACCAAATAACTTTAAAGACATAAAAAAAGCTTCAACTAGAATAAAAGAAGCTGTACTAAACAATGAAACTATTACCATAGTTGGCGATTATGATGTTGATGGAGTAGTCTCAACTACTATTATGTTAGACTTTTTTAATAAAGTTGGATACAAAGTAAATCACATAATTCCAAATAGATTTGTACATGGCTATGGTTTATCCCCAAAAATAGTTGATATGATTGATAAGGGCTTAGTTATAACAGTTGATAATGGTATCTCAGCAGTTGAGGCAGCTAAAAAGCTTCAAGAAAAAGGCATTGATTTAATCATAACAGATCACCATACAGTAGGGGAACAATTACCACCAGCAATAGCAATTGTAAACCCAAAACAAGCAGATTGTAATTTTGAGTTCAAAGATATTTGTGGTGCTCAAGTTGCTTGGTATTTATGTGCAGCAATTAAAAAAGAGTTAAATCTAAATATTAATATGACGGATTTTTTAGACCTTTTAGCTTTAGCTATCGTTGCTGATATTATGCCAATGACTGCACTTAATTATACAATGGTAAAGCAAGGTCTAAAAAAAATCAAAAGCTCACAAAGAGAAGCCTTTAAAAAACTAAATGAAGTTATGAGTAAAGAAGCCTTAGTATCCGATGATATTGGCTTTTTCATTGCTCCAAAGATAAATAGTGCAGGAAGAATGGATGATGCCTCAGTAGCACTATCTTTTTTACTTTCAAATAGCTCTTTTAGTGCAAATGAATCTTTACAATTATTAGAAGAGTTAAACAATTACAGAAAAACTTTACAAGAAGAGATTTCTCAAAAAGCTTTAAATGCTTCAAAAAAAGAAGACAATGCTGTTGTTGTTTGGGGTGAAGATTGGCATGAAGGTGTTATTGGTATTGTTGCTTCTAAAATGTCAAACCATTTCAAAAAACCTGCTTTTATCTTCTCACTAAACAATGGAATTGCAAAAGGAAGTGCAAGAGCAAATGCAGACATAAATCTATATGATTTAATCACAGAAGCAAAACATTTATTATTAGGCTACGGTGGTCACAAAAATGCTGCTGGTTTATCTATGAAGCAAGAGAACCTAGAAGAGTTTAAAGCTATCATAAATAAACAATTAGAAGATAAAAAAGATAAGCTACATATTGAACCTAAAACATTAGGTGAATTAGATGTTTCATCTGTTGATTTAGAGTTTTTATCTATTATTGAACAGTTTGAACCATATGGTCTACAAAATCATAAACCAATCTTTAAACTATCAAATGTAAACTTAGTAAAATATGATTTAATAGGAAGAGATAAAAACCACTTAAAACTTACACTTAATAGTGAAGGTGTTATATTTGAAGCTTTAAAATTTAATGATAGTAATACGAACCTATCAAATACACTTGATATTATTGTATCAGTAAATAAAAATGAATTTAGAGGAGAGCTAAGCGCTCAGTTCTTAATCCAAGATATTTTATAA
- a CDS encoding FlgO family outer membrane protein yields the protein MKPSYFKSLRSILLLSFLTLFLTSCSYYKIPIDGANDFHSLVSKLVDESAVKIKKNVAYEEVVLVSDFVNIQDLENKSQLGFLLSNMLKDKLVSLDIVVREVIFGKEFQLGQQGFNMLIRDKNKIISDEVSKARYAVVGTYSISTRSLNIFIKLIDVQTGNILASSHERTSIDQEILDLEGEEKRSIVLRPRVVL from the coding sequence ATGAAACCCTCTTATTTTAAAAGCTTAAGAAGTATTTTACTTCTTAGTTTTTTAACTCTTTTTCTAACTTCATGTTCATACTATAAAATTCCAATTGATGGTGCAAATGACTTTCACTCACTAGTATCAAAACTAGTTGATGAATCAGCTGTAAAGATTAAAAAAAATGTAGCTTATGAAGAAGTTGTATTAGTTTCTGATTTTGTGAATATACAAGACTTAGAAAATAAATCACAATTAGGTTTTTTACTTTCAAATATGTTAAAAGATAAACTTGTGTCTTTAGATATAGTTGTAAGAGAAGTAATCTTTGGAAAAGAGTTTCAGTTAGGACAGCAAGGTTTTAATATGCTTATTAGAGATAAAAATAAGATCATCTCTGATGAGGTTTCAAAAGCTAGGTATGCTGTTGTTGGAACTTACTCTATATCAACTAGAAGTTTAAATATCTTTATAAAATTGATTGATGTTCAAACTGGAAATATTTTAGCCTCTTCCCATGAAAGAACATCAATAGATCAAGAGATTTTAGATTTAGAGGGTGAAGAAAAAAGAAGTATTGTTCTTAGACCAAGAGTAGTTTTATAA
- a CDS encoding FlgO family outer membrane protein has protein sequence MLKTFAKTCLLAAAAMLFSGCQIHQTIVQKEQLANVKGQSINNNSGSANLSTNHLQQTNDEVQVTKEYLKIANDQERFVTKQYTLEGTINSLATQMMRNQKLATNKPVIITSFVRLDQFKKTTEFGRIVSESLINELSNKGFNIIEFRGQLAVSVDNNGEYFITRKVRQMKGKTPNTYVVVGTYSRQYKKVILNARVIDNITGRIITSARSTYHHGRANDCMMFNDCRPARTVKIVKE, from the coding sequence ATGTTGAAAACTTTTGCAAAGACTTGTTTATTAGCCGCAGCTGCTATGTTATTTTCGGGGTGTCAAATACATCAAACGATTGTACAAAAAGAACAACTAGCCAATGTAAAAGGTCAATCAATAAATAATAATTCAGGAAGTGCTAATCTAAGCACTAACCACCTTCAACAAACAAATGATGAAGTACAAGTTACTAAAGAGTACTTAAAAATTGCAAATGACCAAGAAAGATTTGTAACAAAGCAGTATACTTTAGAAGGTACTATTAACTCTTTAGCAACACAAATGATGAGAAATCAAAAACTTGCAACAAATAAACCTGTAATAATTACTTCTTTTGTAAGACTTGACCAATTTAAAAAAACAACTGAATTTGGTAGAATTGTAAGTGAAAGTTTAATTAATGAGCTTTCAAACAAAGGTTTTAATATAATCGAATTTAGAGGTCAATTAGCTGTATCTGTTGATAATAATGGTGAATATTTTATCACTAGAAAAGTTAGACAAATGAAAGGTAAAACACCAAATACTTATGTTGTAGTTGGTACTTACTCTAGACAATACAAAAAAGTGATATTAAACGCAAGAGTTATCGATAACATCACAGGAAGAATTATCACAAGTGCTAGATCTACTTATCATCATGGAAGAGCAAATGATTGTATGATGTTCAATGATTGTAGACCTGCAAGAACTGTAAAAATCGTAAAAGAATAA
- a CDS encoding UDP-2,3-diacylglucosamine diphosphatase: protein MKYKSIFISDIHLGTRFSKAKKLLDFLKHNESENLILVGDIIDGWAIKRKFVWPQTHSDVIQKVLKKARKGTNVHFITGNHDEFIRPFVPLVLGDSLNISNELDYKGINGKKYYITHGDFFDSITMTKKWLAILGDYGYDLLLYLNAALNFTRQKLGIKKYWSLSKYVKDSVKSSVSFINDFESVLSNHAKNKGYDGIICGHIHKAEIRDIDGIEYLNCGDWVESCTAIVETFDGEFKIIDWLDKNDK, encoded by the coding sequence ATGAAATACAAAAGCATCTTTATATCAGATATTCACCTAGGAACAAGGTTTTCTAAGGCAAAAAAATTATTAGATTTTTTAAAACACAATGAGAGTGAAAACCTAATTTTAGTAGGAGACATTATAGATGGTTGGGCTATAAAAAGAAAATTTGTATGGCCTCAAACTCACTCAGATGTTATTCAAAAAGTTTTAAAAAAAGCCAGAAAAGGGACAAATGTACACTTCATAACTGGTAACCATGATGAGTTTATAAGACCCTTTGTACCACTTGTTTTAGGAGATTCTTTAAATATCTCCAATGAACTTGATTATAAAGGAATTAATGGCAAAAAGTATTATATTACCCATGGAGACTTTTTTGACTCTATTACCATGACTAAAAAATGGTTAGCAATTCTAGGTGATTATGGATATGATTTGCTGTTATACTTAAACGCAGCATTAAACTTCACAAGACAAAAACTTGGAATCAAAAAATATTGGTCTTTATCAAAATATGTAAAAGACTCAGTTAAATCCTCAGTTTCATTTATAAACGACTTTGAAAGCGTTTTATCAAACCACGCAAAAAATAAAGGATATGATGGTATTATATGCGGACATATCCACAAAGCTGAAATAAGAGATATAGATGGGATAGAATACCTCAACTGCGGTGATTGGGTCGAGAGTTGTACTGCTATAGTTGAAACCTTTGATGGAGAGTTTAAAATAATAGATTGGTTAGATAAAAATGATAAATAA
- a CDS encoding patatin-like phospholipase family protein gives MINNLSLALGGGAARGAFHLGVLHFCEEQNIDIKAYSGSSIGSIISASHASGIPAKEQLKIFGSKDVRQALKFNYFRNGLLKIDSSNKIIKELLPIEKLEDIPKPVYVNAYDIKEKKLHYFNNGDTITLCMASSALVPLFKPVKYKGMHLIDGGLFDNVPIKPLLEKNYHIFSVDLFPKSSKQNIKRLNPIKTIHKKLFKQLYENHAHSIAHTHQYLGSPHIRGFSLFTFKELEECFNLGFKEAQNHFLDII, from the coding sequence ATGATAAATAATTTGAGTTTAGCTCTTGGTGGAGGTGCTGCTAGAGGCGCTTTTCATTTAGGGGTTCTACACTTCTGTGAAGAACAAAATATAGACATTAAAGCCTATAGCGGCTCATCAATTGGAAGTATTATAAGTGCTTCTCATGCGAGTGGGATTCCTGCAAAAGAACAACTAAAAATTTTTGGAAGTAAAGATGTAAGACAAGCTTTAAAATTTAACTATTTTAGAAATGGTTTACTAAAAATTGATTCCTCAAATAAGATTATAAAAGAGTTATTACCAATAGAAAAACTTGAAGATATTCCAAAACCTGTTTATGTAAATGCCTATGATATAAAAGAAAAAAAGCTTCACTACTTTAATAATGGTGATACTATAACTTTATGTATGGCTTCATCTGCCTTAGTTCCTCTTTTTAAACCTGTAAAATATAAAGGTATGCACTTAATAGATGGGGGTTTATTTGATAATGTTCCTATCAAACCTTTATTAGAAAAAAATTATCATATTTTTAGTGTAGATTTATTTCCAAAATCTAGCAAACAAAACATCAAAAGACTTAACCCAATTAAAACAATTCATAAAAAACTTTTTAAACAGTTATATGAAAATCATGCCCACTCAATTGCTCATACACACCAGTATTTAGGAAGTCCACATATTAGAGGTTTTTCTTTGTTCACTTTTAAAGAACTTGAAGAGTGTTTTAATCTTGGTTTTAAAGAGGCTCAAAATCATTTTTTAGATATAATATAA
- the dnaE gene encoding DNA polymerase III subunit alpha has translation MSDTPQFTHLHLHTEYSLLDGANKIKPLAKKVKDLGMTSVAMTDHGNMFGAIDFYNAMRKEGIKPIIGMEAYIHNSEELGDKTNRQRYHLCLYAKNDTGYKNLMYLSSQAYMHGFYYYPRINKKLLRENSEGLVCSAACLQGEINWHLNLQNERNVRNGAKGYERAKEVALEYKDIFGDDFYLEIMRHGIGDQHFVDDQILRIAHETGIKVVATNDTHYLNPKDADAHEAFMCIAMNKLYDDPNRLRHSVHEFYLKSPEQIAKLYADIPEAIEATQEISDKCNLEIKLGNPTPPNFKFTRNKLEEQNVEIPFPEEEYSLENDKALFIYECWKGLEKRLEIVPAEKHEEYRDRLQVEIDIINNMKFPGYMLIVWDFVIVAKQMGIPVGPGRGSAAGSLVAYCLFITDIDPMPYGLLFERFLNPERVSMPDIDMDFCQSRRGEIIDYVVQQYGRANVAQIITFGKLLAKGVIRDVARVLDMPYAKADAMAKLIPDELGINLTDSYEKEPKIKELCDSDPLSKRVWEFALALEGLNRNAGTHAAGVVISNEPLWKKTPLFKPSGLDTLATQYNGKYVEDVDLIKFDFLGLKTLTVIEEANKLIEKRHGKRVDFLTTDVNDKGVYDLIQTGNTIGLFQIESDGMQDLCKRLAPSNFEDIIAVLALYRPGPMESGMLDDFIDRKHGRAKIDYFHDELEPALKPILETTYGVIVYQEQVMQIVQSIGGFSLGGADLVRRAMGKKIKEEMDKLKTEFADGAQEKGYTRAYAEELFDLIVKFAGYGFNKSHSAAYALVTFYTSYLKCYYPSEFMAALLTLEKDNTDKVVKYVDEVKRLGLDLFPPDINKSDLVFSAKKLDEEEEVVMFGMGAIKGAGDIAINSILKERKENGEFTSLSNFISRIDGSKVNKRVIESLIKAGALDGFHYTRKAMLDQIEQIGEAVGNVAKAKKMAVGSLFGDSEELTSVEIQLEELPEFDNKELLELEKASLGFYVSGHPLDDYREQLDQIKYTLSSEIDEIADGSQALFVGKIESITEKISKKGNKFGIASIMDLHGNIELMMFENRLKELEDNFGIDLRSPSDSEPIAFKVRISKDENFTRMNILKIESLQDAKREKVKTKQVEKIEPPLTVAIPFDDKDDVMYRLFDIIANNQGRREFKVLVKSKLADIELETGFKVTSNVENLIKQIEGAYVVA, from the coding sequence ATGTCTGATACACCACAATTTACACATTTACATTTACATACAGAATATTCACTACTAGATGGTGCAAATAAAATTAAACCCCTAGCTAAAAAAGTAAAAGATCTTGGTATGACCTCTGTTGCCATGACTGACCATGGTAACATGTTTGGAGCAATTGACTTTTACAATGCCATGAGAAAAGAAGGTATTAAACCTATCATTGGAATGGAAGCTTATATTCATAACTCAGAAGAGTTAGGAGATAAGACAAATAGACAAAGATACCACTTATGTTTATATGCAAAAAATGATACAGGATATAAGAACCTAATGTACCTAAGCTCACAAGCTTACATGCACGGTTTTTATTACTATCCAAGAATCAATAAAAAGCTTTTAAGAGAAAATAGCGAAGGTCTAGTTTGTTCTGCTGCTTGTCTACAAGGTGAAATAAACTGGCACCTAAACTTACAAAACGAAAGGAATGTAAGAAATGGTGCAAAAGGTTATGAAAGGGCAAAAGAAGTTGCCTTAGAGTACAAAGATATTTTTGGGGATGATTTCTACCTTGAAATTATGAGACATGGAATTGGTGACCAACACTTTGTTGATGACCAGATTTTAAGAATTGCACATGAAACTGGAATAAAAGTAGTTGCTACAAATGATACACACTACTTAAATCCAAAAGATGCTGATGCACATGAGGCTTTTATGTGTATTGCAATGAATAAACTTTATGATGATCCAAATAGATTAAGACACTCAGTTCATGAGTTTTATTTAAAATCCCCAGAACAAATTGCAAAACTATATGCAGATATTCCAGAAGCTATTGAAGCAACACAAGAAATATCTGATAAGTGTAATTTAGAGATAAAACTAGGAAACCCAACTCCTCCAAACTTTAAGTTTACAAGAAATAAACTAGAAGAACAAAATGTAGAAATTCCTTTTCCAGAGGAAGAATATTCACTTGAAAATGATAAAGCTTTATTTATTTATGAGTGTTGGAAGGGTTTAGAAAAAAGACTTGAAATAGTTCCTGCTGAAAAACATGAAGAGTATAGAGATAGACTTCAAGTAGAAATTGATATTATCAACAACATGAAATTCCCAGGATATATGCTTATTGTATGGGATTTTGTTATTGTTGCAAAACAAATGGGAATTCCAGTAGGACCTGGTAGGGGTTCTGCTGCTGGTTCACTGGTAGCATATTGTTTATTTATTACGGATATTGATCCTATGCCTTATGGTTTACTTTTTGAGAGATTCCTAAATCCAGAGAGGGTATCAATGCCCGATATTGATATGGATTTCTGTCAAAGTAGAAGGGGTGAGATTATTGACTATGTTGTTCAACAATATGGTCGTGCCAATGTTGCTCAAATTATTACCTTTGGTAAACTTCTTGCAAAAGGGGTAATTAGAGATGTTGCAAGAGTACTTGATATGCCTTATGCAAAAGCTGATGCAATGGCAAAACTTATTCCTGATGAACTTGGTATTAATCTTACTGATTCATATGAAAAAGAACCAAAAATCAAAGAACTTTGTGACTCAGATCCACTATCAAAAAGAGTTTGGGAGTTTGCTCTAGCATTAGAAGGACTAAATAGAAATGCAGGTACTCACGCAGCAGGTGTGGTTATCTCAAATGAGCCTTTATGGAAAAAAACACCTTTATTTAAACCTTCAGGACTTGATACTTTAGCCACTCAATATAATGGTAAGTATGTAGAAGATGTTGACTTAATTAAATTTGACTTCTTAGGTCTTAAGACCCTTACAGTTATTGAAGAAGCAAATAAATTAATTGAGAAAAGACATGGAAAAAGAGTTGATTTCTTAACTACAGATGTAAATGATAAAGGTGTTTATGATCTTATTCAAACAGGTAATACAATTGGGTTATTCCAAATAGAATCCGATGGTATGCAAGACTTATGTAAAAGACTAGCTCCTTCAAACTTCGAGGATATTATTGCCGTTCTAGCCTTATATAGACCAGGTCCAATGGAGTCAGGAATGCTTGATGACTTCATCGATAGAAAACATGGTCGAGCAAAGATTGACTACTTTCATGATGAGTTAGAACCTGCACTTAAACCCATATTGGAAACGACATACGGAGTTATTGTATATCAAGAGCAAGTTATGCAGATTGTACAAAGTATTGGTGGCTTCTCACTTGGTGGTGCGGACTTAGTTAGACGGGCTATGGGTAAAAAAATTAAAGAAGAAATGGACAAACTTAAAACAGAGTTTGCCGATGGTGCTCAAGAAAAAGGTTATACAAGAGCTTATGCAGAAGAACTGTTTGACCTTATTGTAAAGTTTGCTGGATATGGATTTAATAAATCTCACTCAGCAGCCTATGCCCTTGTAACTTTCTATACTTCTTATCTTAAATGTTATTATCCATCTGAGTTTATGGCAGCACTACTTACTCTTGAAAAAGATAATACAGACAAAGTTGTAAAGTATGTGGATGAAGTAAAAAGATTAGGACTTGATTTATTCCCACCTGATATTAATAAATCAGATTTAGTTTTCTCTGCTAAAAAGCTAGATGAGGAAGAAGAAGTAGTAATGTTTGGTATGGGAGCAATTAAAGGTGCTGGAGATATTGCCATTAACTCAATTCTAAAAGAAAGAAAAGAAAATGGAGAGTTTACTAGTCTTTCCAATTTTATTTCAAGAATTGATGGAAGCAAAGTAAATAAAAGAGTAATTGAATCACTTATTAAAGCAGGTGCTTTAGATGGTTTCCACTATACAAGAAAAGCCATGCTAGATCAAATTGAGCAAATAGGTGAAGCAGTTGGTAATGTAGCAAAAGCTAAGAAAATGGCTGTTGGCTCTTTATTTGGAGATAGTGAAGAATTAACTTCTGTTGAAATCCAATTAGAAGAACTACCAGAGTTTGACAATAAAGAGCTTCTTGAACTTGAAAAAGCTTCTTTAGGTTTTTATGTATCAGGTCACCCACTTGATGATTATAGAGAGCAATTAGATCAAATCAAATATACTTTATCATCAGAAATTGATGAGATTGCTGATGGTTCACAAGCTTTATTTGTAGGTAAAATAGAGAGTATTACTGAAAAGATTTCTAAGAAAGGAAATAAATTTGGTATTGCTTCAATCATGGACTTACATGGAAATATTGAGCTTATGATGTTTGAAAATAGACTAAAAGAGCTTGAGGATAACTTCGGTATTGATTTAAGAAGTCCAAGTGACTCTGAACCAATAGCTTTTAAAGTAAGAATTTCAAAAGACGAAAACTTTACAAGAATGAACATCTTAAAAATAGAAAGTCTTCAAGATGCAAAAAGAGAAAAAGTAAAAACAAAACAAGTAGAAAAAATAGAACCACCTTTAACTGTAGCTATTCCCTTTGATGATAAAGATGATGTAATGTATAGGTTATTTGATATTATTGCAAACAATCAAGGAAGAAGAGAGTTTAAGGTACTTGTTAAGTCAAAACTTGCAGATATTGAACTAGAAACAGGTTTTAAAGTAACTTCAAATGTAGAAAATTTAATCAAACAAATAGAAGGAGCATATGTAGTAGCATGA
- the surE gene encoding 5'/3'-nucleotidase SurE produces MKKHILLTNDDGFDAIGLKALIEALSPIAKLTIVAPAKNKSACGHSLTLDRPLKLDKVDDDFRPDLVISGINIGANMGEDITYSGTAAGAMEAVLQGVPSIAISQVCRNKCLDIKDGWDFALAKQTIAKLASKILNNEFPLDERKLLNVNIPPIKPDECEGIKITKAGYREYGNDTHRHLNPRGEEYYWIGLHPLIWQESSDKSCDFEAIKANYVSITPIMLDLTSYKDINTLENWINK; encoded by the coding sequence ATGAAAAAACATATTTTACTTACAAATGATGATGGCTTTGATGCCATTGGACTAAAAGCTTTAATTGAGGCTTTAAGCCCAATTGCAAAACTAACAATAGTTGCTCCTGCTAAAAATAAATCAGCATGTGGTCACTCATTAACTTTAGATAGACCTCTAAAACTTGACAAAGTTGATGATGACTTTAGACCTGATTTAGTAATAAGTGGTATTAATATTGGTGCAAATATGGGAGAAGATATCACATATAGTGGAACAGCAGCAGGAGCAATGGAAGCTGTACTTCAAGGAGTTCCTTCAATTGCTATTTCACAAGTTTGTAGAAACAAGTGTCTTGATATAAAAGATGGCTGGGATTTTGCTTTAGCAAAACAAACTATTGCCAAATTAGCATCAAAAATACTAAATAATGAGTTCCCATTAGATGAAAGAAAGCTATTAAATGTTAATATCCCACCTATCAAACCCGATGAATGTGAGGGTATAAAAATCACAAAAGCTGGATATAGAGAGTATGGAAATGATACACATAGACATCTTAATCCAAGAGGTGAAGAGTATTACTGGATTGGTTTACACCCTTTAATCTGGCAAGAAAGCTCTGATAAATCATGTGATTTTGAAGCAATAAAAGCAAATTATGTATCAATAACTCCAATAATGCTTGACTTAACATCTTATAAAGATATAAACACATTAGAAAATTGGATAAATAAGTAA